In the genome of Rhodamnia argentea isolate NSW1041297 chromosome 3, ASM2092103v1, whole genome shotgun sequence, one region contains:
- the LOC115747979 gene encoding histone H4: protein MSGRGKGGKGLGKGGAKRHRKVLRDNIQGITKPAIRRLARRGGVKRISGLIYEETRGVLKIFLENVIRDAVTYTEHARRKTVTAMDVVYALKRQGRTLYGFGG from the coding sequence atgtCAGGAAGAGGAAAGGGAGGGAAGGGTCTGGGGAAGGGAGGGGCGAAGAGGCACAGGAAGGTGCTGAGGGACAACATCCAGGGGATCACCAAGCCCGCCATCAGGAGGCTTGCTCGCAGGGGAGGCGTCAAGCGCATCAGCGGTCTGATCTACGAGGAGACCCGGGGAGTCCTCAAGATCTTCCTGGAGAACGTGATCCGCGACGCCGTGACCTACACCGAGCACGCCCGGAGGAAGACGGTGACGGCCATGGACGTGGTGTACGCGCTCAAGAGGCAGGGCCGGACTCTGTACGGGTTCGGAGGCTGA